DNA from Cryptosporangium phraense:
TCGGCGGCGAGGCGAAGTACCACATGACCGGGCCGGAGGGCGACACGTCGAACGGCTGGTGGCGGTTCACGGCGCTGGACGAGCCGAACACGCTGGAGTTCCGGGACGGGTTCGCGGACGAGAACGGCAACCCGAGCACCGAGATGCCGGAGACGACGATCCGGGTCGACATCGCCGAGATCCCGAGCGGAACCCGGATGACGATGACGTCGAGTTTCGCGTCGGCGGAGCAGCTCGAGCAGCTGGTCAACATGGGCATGCTCGAGGGCATGAAGCAGGCCGCCGGCCAGATCGACGCCCTCCTGGCCGCCTGACTCCGCGCCGCGCCGCGCCGCGGCCGGCGCGGCCCGTCCCTACGCAGGCGGCGGCGGGGCGGTGCTGTCTCGGATGACCAGTTCGGCGGGCAGCACGACGTGCGGCTCCGGGACTTCCGCGCCGCGCAGGGCGGCGGTCAGCGCTTCGGCCGCCGCCCGCCCCTTCGCGTGGACGTCCTGCCGCACGGTGGTCAGGGCCGGGCGGAACGTCCCGGCCAGCGGATGGTCGTCGAATCCGACCACCGACAGGTCCTTCGGAACCCGGATCCCCATCGTGCGCGCGCTCTGGATCAGCCTGAGCGCGATCACGTCGGAGAAGCACAGCACCGCGGTCGGCCGGTCGTCCCGGTCGAGCAGCAGCCGGGCCGCCGCCGCGGTCTCCTCCACGCTGTCGTTGCGCTGCCGGGTGGCCACCGGCACGATGCCGGCCGCATCCAGCGCGTCGAGCCACCCCCGCAGCCGCTCCCGCGACGCGTAGCCGCCGACGTCCTCGCGCGGGTCCTCGAGCAGGCCCTGCGGGCCTCGCAGCCCGGACATCGCCAGCCCGATGCGACGGTGACCCAGGTCGATGAGGTGCTGCGCGGCGGTGCGCGCGCCTTCCCGGTCGGCGACGTTGACGCCCGGGATGTCGTCGACCGGGTCCTGGTCGATCAGGACGATCGGCAGCTTGCGTTGCAGCAGGTAGCTCACGGCCGGGGACTCGGGATCGCAGGAGTACACCAGCGCGCCGTCCATCGCGACGTCCCGGGCCGGGATCAGGTCGCCCGGGCCGCTGGACGTGAGCAGCGTGAGCGCGAGCCCGGTCGGTGACAGTTCGTCGGCGATCGCACCCAGGAGCTGGGTGGAGACCTGGTCGTTGAACGCGAAGCCGATCGACTCGGTGAGCAGGAAGCCGACCGCGCCGGACGCGCCCCGGGCCAGCGCCCGGGCGGCCGGGTCGGGGCCGACGTAGCCCAGATCGGACGCGGCGGCGAGGATCTTCTCGCGCAGCGCCGGGGAGAGCTGGTTCGGGCGGGAGAACGCGTTCGACACGGTCATCCGGCTGACGCCGACCCGATCCGCGATCGTCTGCAACGTCACCCGCGCCACGCTGTCACCCGCCTTCCGCTCCCCCACCGTAGCCCACGGGGAGGGCGCGAAAGAGGACCACACCGGCCGCCGCCGGACGCCCCGCGCCCACGTCAGCACGGAGCGGAAGCGTCGGCGCGCCTCGAGCGGCAGCGCAGCGGCCGTCCAGACCTCGCTCATACGGACGGCACGGTCCCGCACCCCGCCGCCGGCACCGACCGCGCCCGCCGCCCGGACCACACCCGCCGACCGCCCACGCTCCGCCAACGCCCGAGCACCCGACGCACCCGGGAAGGTCGCTCCGGCACCACCGGCCCGTCCAACCGACCACCCGAGACCCGCTGCGCATCCCCAGTACGCGCAACCAACGCCGCAGCCGCGAAATCCATCATCGCCGTCGTCCTTCCTATACCGGTAAAGCGACCCTGCTTTACCGGTATAGCATGCGTCCGCTATACCGGTAAAGCCTCC
Protein-coding regions in this window:
- a CDS encoding SRPBCC family protein; protein product: MTVISATPDPEARTLTLVAEFSAPPKAVWQLWADPRLLERWWGPPTYPATFREHDFTVGGEAKYHMTGPEGDTSNGWWRFTALDEPNTLEFRDGFADENGNPSTEMPETTIRVDIAEIPSGTRMTMTSSFASAEQLEQLVNMGMLEGMKQAAGQIDALLAA
- a CDS encoding LacI family DNA-binding transcriptional regulator; the encoded protein is MTLQTIADRVGVSRMTVSNAFSRPNQLSPALREKILAAASDLGYVGPDPAARALARGASGAVGFLLTESIGFAFNDQVSTQLLGAIADELSPTGLALTLLTSSGPGDLIPARDVAMDGALVYSCDPESPAVSYLLQRKLPIVLIDQDPVDDIPGVNVADREGARTAAQHLIDLGHRRIGLAMSGLRGPQGLLEDPREDVGGYASRERLRGWLDALDAAGIVPVATRQRNDSVEETAAAARLLLDRDDRPTAVLCFSDVIALRLIQSARTMGIRVPKDLSVVGFDDHPLAGTFRPALTTVRQDVHAKGRAAAEALTAALRGAEVPEPHVVLPAELVIRDSTAPPPPA